AATATTATTTGACGGACGTCCTGGAAATTTTGCACAGTTTGGGCGAAACGGTGGAGGCGCACATCGCCGATGATTATGCCGAAGGCGTCGGCGTCAACGACCGGGTCGGGCTGGCCGAAGCGGAGCAGCTGATGCGCGCCCGCATCGTGCGCCGCCATCAGCTGAACGGGGTTACGGTAATCGACCCGGCCTCCACTTATATTGAAGCGGACGTGATAATCGGTCCGGATTCGGTGATTTATCCCGGCACGACGCTGCGCGGCGCGACGACGATCGGCGAAGACTGCACGATCGGTCCGAATGCGGACATTTCCGGTTCGGCGATCGGCAGCGGCGTTACCGTCAAGCATTCGGTCGCGGACGGAGCGGTTATCGGAGATCAGACCTCGGTCGGTCCATACGCCTACCTGCGCCCCGGAACAAAGATCGGACGGGACTGCAAGGTCGGCGATTTCGTCGAAATCAAAAACGCCAGCCTCGGCGACGGTTCCAAAGTGTCCCACCTCAGCTATGTCGGCGACGCGGTCGTCGGCAAGGACGTCAATATCGGCTGCGGTGCGATTACGGCCAACTACGACGGCTTTAACAAATCGCTGACGGAAATTGGGGATCGCGCGTTTATCGGAAGCAACGTAAACTTGATCGCACCGGTAAAAATCGGCGACGGGGCCTATGTCGTGGCCGGCTCTACGATTACGCACGACGTTCCGTCCGGCGATCTGGCGATCGCGCGCGAACGCCAAACGAACAAGGAAGGCTACGCGGATAAAATCCGCGCCCGGGCCAAAGCGAAGAAGGAAAACGCGAAGCCGGGAATCTGACGTGCAGCGCGCGAGGAGCTTGGGGAACGGAACGGAATTCGTTTAAGGTCGCGGCGGAATGGGTATGAATATATGGAAATCTATTTGTCCAAGGAGGATTCCATATGGCCATATCTTTCAAAGCGCAAAGCCGCACCGTCGGTTCACGCAGCGAACTGAACCGAATGAGGCGCGAAGGCGTCGTACCCGGCGTCATCTACGGCAAAAAGCTGGATGAGCCGATTGCGGTCGGCGTGAGCGAGAAAGAGCTGCTCGCCCTGCTGCGGACGCATCCGCATGCGCTAATCGAGCTGGATGTGCCGGGCTCCGGCAAGCAGCCGGTTATGATGACGGAAGTTCAACGGGATTCGCTGACGCGAAACGTGCTTCATATCGATTTTCACCAAGTGAATATGAACGAAGCGGTCAGGACGCCGGTCCGGCTCGACTTCGTCGGAGATTCCAGAGGCGTCAGGGAAGGCGGTATCCTGCAGCCGATGCTGACCGAAATCGAGATCAGCTGCCTGCCGAATCAAATTCCGGAGGCGATCGAGGCCGACGTCTCGGGGCTGGGAATCGGCGAGAATCTGCTTGTAAGCGATTT
This genomic window from Paenibacillus humicola contains:
- a CDS encoding 50S ribosomal protein L25: MAISFKAQSRTVGSRSELNRMRREGVVPGVIYGKKLDEPIAVGVSEKELLALLRTHPHALIELDVPGSGKQPVMMTEVQRDSLTRNVLHIDFHQVNMNEAVRTPVRLDFVGDSRGVREGGILQPMLTEIEISCLPNQIPEAIEADVSGLGIGENLLVSDLKLPEGVTTRLDADQVVVTVLVPQKDLTAEEAENAAVEEAEHDQRAKEADAVQAE
- the glmU gene encoding bifunctional UDP-N-acetylglucosamine diphosphorylase/glucosamine-1-phosphate N-acetyltransferase GlmU, with the translated sequence MNVMAIILAAGQGKRMKSKLYKVLHPVCGRPMVGHVLQTVKEADCRRTVVVVGHGAEAVQAYVGGDAEFVLQEQQLGTGHAVLQAQPLLGEEEGTTVILYGDTPLVTANTIKDLLAKHEAAGAAATVLTAVVPNPQGLGRIIRGEDGRVLRIVEQKDCTPEQAAVTEINTGMYCFDNRKLFAALSKVTNHNAQGEYYLTDVLEILHSLGETVEAHIADDYAEGVGVNDRVGLAEAEQLMRARIVRRHQLNGVTVIDPASTYIEADVIIGPDSVIYPGTTLRGATTIGEDCTIGPNADISGSAIGSGVTVKHSVADGAVIGDQTSVGPYAYLRPGTKIGRDCKVGDFVEIKNASLGDGSKVSHLSYVGDAVVGKDVNIGCGAITANYDGFNKSLTEIGDRAFIGSNVNLIAPVKIGDGAYVVAGSTITHDVPSGDLAIARERQTNKEGYADKIRARAKAKKENAKPGI